Proteins encoded in a region of the Drosophila sechellia strain sech25 chromosome 2L, ASM438219v1, whole genome shotgun sequence genome:
- the LOC6611502 gene encoding calcium uptake protein 1 homolog, mitochondrial isoform X2: protein MSVVRFLVTRQALAALTRPRTFNIIQNPAQIAFASTLCNQNSNHNAQDLTNSSANLSLMQTRGHKRFGHQEEKTPNVTKYFHLFILSLFFISVLDWGKVKRLLLPKVDADAGQRPSSAAGVNGEDKSSESESEDSDDEDAGSDMHLHEGKKIREKVGFRERKIIEYENRIRQFSTPDKIFRYFATVRLQDATQTIVCMTPEDFLRSIYPGIKQPDGLGLDQYRRYDPKSVGEQLNLHLEKNSIFYKLGSYGLITFSDYIFLLTVLSISRRHFEIAFRMFDLNGDGDVDCEEFEMVATLVRQQTSMGTRHRDHANTGNTFKSLKGVNSALITYFFGPNMDEKLTIEKFLDFQEQLQKEILSLEFERKEPNDEGNITEADFAELLLAYAGYPLKKKQKKLKRVKRRFRDHGKGISKQDYLDFFHFLNNINDVDTALTFYHIAGASIDQQTLQHVAKTVAMVNLSDHVVDVVFTIFDENNDNQLSNKEFISVMKNRVQRGLEKPKDTGFLKMMRSVFKCAKETKPVLLDI from the exons ATGTCTGTGGTGCGATTCCTGGTGACGCGCCAGGCCTTGGCTGCCTTAACCAGACCAAGAACCTTCAATATTATCCAAAATCCAGCGCAAATCGCCTTCGCCTCCACTTTGTGCAACCAAAATAGCAATCATAATGCCCAAGATCTGACCAATTCGAGTGCCAATTTAAGTCTGATGCAAACTAGGGGCCATAAACGCTTTGGTCATCAGGAGGAGAAGACGCCCAATGTGACAAAGTACTTCCACTTGTTCATCCTCAGTTTATTCTTCATTTCGGTACTGGACTGGGGCAA AGTGAAGCGCCTGTTGCTGCCAAAGGTGGACGCAGATGCTGGACAACGTCCGTCATCGGCGGCCGGCGTCAATGGCGAGGATAAGtcatccgaatccgaatcggagGATAGCGACGACGAGGATGCAGGATCCGATATGCACCTGCACGAGGGCAAGAAGATCCGCGAGAAAGTCGGTTTTCGCGAGAGGAAG ATCATCGAGTACGAGAACCGAATCAGGCAGTTCTCCACCCCCGACAAGATTTTTCGTTATTTTGCCACCGTAAGACTGCAGGATGCGACCCAAACGATTGTCTGCATGACTCCCGAGGATTTCCTTCGCTCCATTTATCCGGGAATCAAGCAGCCAGATG GATTGGGCCTGGACCAATATCGTCGCTATGATCCCAAG TCAGTTGGCGAGCAGCTCAATTTGCATCTGGAGAAGAACAGTATTTTTTACAAACTAGGCTCTTACGGACTGATCACATTCTCAGACTACATCTTCCTGCTCACAGTTCTCTCAA TTTCCCGACGCCACTTTGAGATTGCCTTCCGCATGTTTGACTTGAACGGGGATGGTGACGTGGACTGCGAGGAATTCGAGATGGTGGCCACCTTGGTGAGACAGCAAACCAGCATGGGAACCCGACACCGCGATCACGCCAATACAGGGAACACTTTTAAG TCCTTGAAG GGTGTGAACTCGGCTTTGATCACATATTTCTTTGGACCCAATATGGATGAAAAGCTAACGATTGAAAAGTTCCTGGATTTCCAGGAGCAACTGCAGAAGGAGATCTTGTCACTCGAATTCGAAAGAAAAGAACCCAATGATGAGGGGAATATAACAGAAGCGGATTTTGCAGAACTCCTACTGGCCTACGCTGGATATCctttaaaaaagaaacaaaagaaattgaaaaggGTTAAGAGGAGGTTTAGGGACCATGGCAAAGGCATTTCCAAACAGGACTATCTGGATTTCTTCCATTTTCTGAACAACATCAATGACGTGGATACTGCCCTGACTTTCTACCACATTGCCGGTGCCTCGATTgatcaacaaacattgcagcATGTGGCCAAAACGGTGGCCATGGTCAATCTTTCGGATCATGTGGTGGATGTGGTCTTTACCATCTTTGATGAGAATA ATGACAACCAACTCAGCAACAAGGAGTTTATTTCGGTTATGAAGAATCGCGTGCAGCGCGGATTGGAGAAACCCAAAGACACAGGATTCCTGAAGATGATGCGATCGGTGTTTAAGTGCGCCAAGGAAACCAAGCCTGTGCTGCTGGACATCTAG
- the LOC6611502 gene encoding calcium uptake protein 1 homolog, mitochondrial isoform X5 — MIIEYENRIRQFSTPDKVFRYFATIQVPVADDRHEVYMTPTDFLTSMTPGMKQPDGLGLDQYRRYDPKSVGEQLNLHLEKNSIFYKLGSYGLITFSDYIFLLTVLSISRRHFEIAFRMFDLNGDGDVDCEEFEMVATLVRQQTSMGTRHRDHANTGNTFKSLKGVNSALITYFFGPNMDEKLTIEKFLDFQEQLQKEILSLEFERKEPNDEGNITEADFAELLLAYAGYPLKKKQKKLKRVKRRFRDHGKGISKQDYLDFFHFLNNINDVDTALTFYHIAGASIDQQTLQHVAKTVAMVNLSDHVVDVVFTIFDENNDNQLSNKEFISVMKNRVQRGLEKPKDTGFLKMMRSVFKCAKETKPVLLDI, encoded by the exons ATG ATAATTGAGTATGAGAACCGCATCCGGCAGTTCTCCACGCCGGACAAAGTGTTTCGCTACTTTGCCACCATACAGGTGCCCGTGGCGGATGATCGTCATGAGGTCTACATGACTCCGACCGACTTTCTAACAAGCATGACGCCCGGCATGAAGCAGCCAGATG GATTGGGCCTGGACCAATATCGTCGCTATGATCCCAAG TCAGTTGGCGAGCAGCTCAATTTGCATCTGGAGAAGAACAGTATTTTTTACAAACTAGGCTCTTACGGACTGATCACATTCTCAGACTACATCTTCCTGCTCACAGTTCTCTCAA TTTCCCGACGCCACTTTGAGATTGCCTTCCGCATGTTTGACTTGAACGGGGATGGTGACGTGGACTGCGAGGAATTCGAGATGGTGGCCACCTTGGTGAGACAGCAAACCAGCATGGGAACCCGACACCGCGATCACGCCAATACAGGGAACACTTTTAAG TCCTTGAAG GGTGTGAACTCGGCTTTGATCACATATTTCTTTGGACCCAATATGGATGAAAAGCTAACGATTGAAAAGTTCCTGGATTTCCAGGAGCAACTGCAGAAGGAGATCTTGTCACTCGAATTCGAAAGAAAAGAACCCAATGATGAGGGGAATATAACAGAAGCGGATTTTGCAGAACTCCTACTGGCCTACGCTGGATATCctttaaaaaagaaacaaaagaaattgaaaaggGTTAAGAGGAGGTTTAGGGACCATGGCAAAGGCATTTCCAAACAGGACTATCTGGATTTCTTCCATTTTCTGAACAACATCAATGACGTGGATACTGCCCTGACTTTCTACCACATTGCCGGTGCCTCGATTgatcaacaaacattgcagcATGTGGCCAAAACGGTGGCCATGGTCAATCTTTCGGATCATGTGGTGGATGTGGTCTTTACCATCTTTGATGAGAATA ATGACAACCAACTCAGCAACAAGGAGTTTATTTCGGTTATGAAGAATCGCGTGCAGCGCGGATTGGAGAAACCCAAAGACACAGGATTCCTGAAGATGATGCGATCGGTGTTTAAGTGCGCCAAGGAAACCAAGCCTGTGCTGCTGGACATCTAG
- the LOC6611502 gene encoding calcium uptake protein 1 homolog, mitochondrial isoform X4 — protein MSVVRFLVTRQALAALTRPRTFNIIQNPAQIAFASTLCNQNSNHNAQDLTNSSANLSLMQTRGHKRFGHQEEKTPNVTKYFHLFILSLFFISVLDWGKVKRLLLPKVDADAGQRPSSAAGVNGEDKSSESESEDSDDEDAGSDMHLHEGKKIREKVGFRERKIIEYENRIRQFSTPDKIFRYFATVRLQDATQTIVCMTPEDFLRSIYPGIKQPDGLGLDQYRRYDPKSVGEQLNLHLEKNSIFYKLGSYGLITFSDYIFLLTVLSISRRHFEIAFRMFDLNGDGDVDCEEFEMVATLVRQQTSMGTRHRDHANTGNTFKGVNSALITYFFGPNMDEKLTIEKFLDFQEQLQKEILSLEFERKEPNDEGNITEADFAELLLAYAGYPLKKKQKKLKRVKRRFRDHGKGISKQDYLDFFHFLNNINDVDTALTFYHIAGASIDQQTLQHVAKTVAMVNLSDHVVDVVFTIFDENNDNQLSNKEFISVMKNRVQRGLEKPKDTGFLKMMRSVFKCAKETKPVLLDI, from the exons ATGTCTGTGGTGCGATTCCTGGTGACGCGCCAGGCCTTGGCTGCCTTAACCAGACCAAGAACCTTCAATATTATCCAAAATCCAGCGCAAATCGCCTTCGCCTCCACTTTGTGCAACCAAAATAGCAATCATAATGCCCAAGATCTGACCAATTCGAGTGCCAATTTAAGTCTGATGCAAACTAGGGGCCATAAACGCTTTGGTCATCAGGAGGAGAAGACGCCCAATGTGACAAAGTACTTCCACTTGTTCATCCTCAGTTTATTCTTCATTTCGGTACTGGACTGGGGCAA AGTGAAGCGCCTGTTGCTGCCAAAGGTGGACGCAGATGCTGGACAACGTCCGTCATCGGCGGCCGGCGTCAATGGCGAGGATAAGtcatccgaatccgaatcggagGATAGCGACGACGAGGATGCAGGATCCGATATGCACCTGCACGAGGGCAAGAAGATCCGCGAGAAAGTCGGTTTTCGCGAGAGGAAG ATCATCGAGTACGAGAACCGAATCAGGCAGTTCTCCACCCCCGACAAGATTTTTCGTTATTTTGCCACCGTAAGACTGCAGGATGCGACCCAAACGATTGTCTGCATGACTCCCGAGGATTTCCTTCGCTCCATTTATCCGGGAATCAAGCAGCCAGATG GATTGGGCCTGGACCAATATCGTCGCTATGATCCCAAG TCAGTTGGCGAGCAGCTCAATTTGCATCTGGAGAAGAACAGTATTTTTTACAAACTAGGCTCTTACGGACTGATCACATTCTCAGACTACATCTTCCTGCTCACAGTTCTCTCAA TTTCCCGACGCCACTTTGAGATTGCCTTCCGCATGTTTGACTTGAACGGGGATGGTGACGTGGACTGCGAGGAATTCGAGATGGTGGCCACCTTGGTGAGACAGCAAACCAGCATGGGAACCCGACACCGCGATCACGCCAATACAGGGAACACTTTTAAG GGTGTGAACTCGGCTTTGATCACATATTTCTTTGGACCCAATATGGATGAAAAGCTAACGATTGAAAAGTTCCTGGATTTCCAGGAGCAACTGCAGAAGGAGATCTTGTCACTCGAATTCGAAAGAAAAGAACCCAATGATGAGGGGAATATAACAGAAGCGGATTTTGCAGAACTCCTACTGGCCTACGCTGGATATCctttaaaaaagaaacaaaagaaattgaaaaggGTTAAGAGGAGGTTTAGGGACCATGGCAAAGGCATTTCCAAACAGGACTATCTGGATTTCTTCCATTTTCTGAACAACATCAATGACGTGGATACTGCCCTGACTTTCTACCACATTGCCGGTGCCTCGATTgatcaacaaacattgcagcATGTGGCCAAAACGGTGGCCATGGTCAATCTTTCGGATCATGTGGTGGATGTGGTCTTTACCATCTTTGATGAGAATA ATGACAACCAACTCAGCAACAAGGAGTTTATTTCGGTTATGAAGAATCGCGTGCAGCGCGGATTGGAGAAACCCAAAGACACAGGATTCCTGAAGATGATGCGATCGGTGTTTAAGTGCGCCAAGGAAACCAAGCCTGTGCTGCTGGACATCTAG
- the LOC6611502 gene encoding calcium uptake protein 1 homolog, mitochondrial isoform X3 yields the protein MSVVRFLVTRQALAALTRPRTFNIIQNPAQIAFASTLCNQNSNHNAQDLTNSSANLSLMQTRGHKRFGHQEEKTPNVTKYFHLFILSLFFISVLDWGKVKRLLLPKVDADAGQRPSSAAGVNGEDKSSESESEDSDDEDAGSDMHLHEGKKIREKVGFRERKIIEYENRIRQFSTPDKVFRYFATIQVPVADDRHEVYMTPTDFLTSMTPGMKQPDGLGLDQYRRYDPKSVGEQLNLHLEKNSIFYKLGSYGLITFSDYIFLLTVLSISRRHFEIAFRMFDLNGDGDVDCEEFEMVATLVRQQTSMGTRHRDHANTGNTFKGVNSALITYFFGPNMDEKLTIEKFLDFQEQLQKEILSLEFERKEPNDEGNITEADFAELLLAYAGYPLKKKQKKLKRVKRRFRDHGKGISKQDYLDFFHFLNNINDVDTALTFYHIAGASIDQQTLQHVAKTVAMVNLSDHVVDVVFTIFDENNDNQLSNKEFISVMKNRVQRGLEKPKDTGFLKMMRSVFKCAKETKPVLLDI from the exons ATGTCTGTGGTGCGATTCCTGGTGACGCGCCAGGCCTTGGCTGCCTTAACCAGACCAAGAACCTTCAATATTATCCAAAATCCAGCGCAAATCGCCTTCGCCTCCACTTTGTGCAACCAAAATAGCAATCATAATGCCCAAGATCTGACCAATTCGAGTGCCAATTTAAGTCTGATGCAAACTAGGGGCCATAAACGCTTTGGTCATCAGGAGGAGAAGACGCCCAATGTGACAAAGTACTTCCACTTGTTCATCCTCAGTTTATTCTTCATTTCGGTACTGGACTGGGGCAA AGTGAAGCGCCTGTTGCTGCCAAAGGTGGACGCAGATGCTGGACAACGTCCGTCATCGGCGGCCGGCGTCAATGGCGAGGATAAGtcatccgaatccgaatcggagGATAGCGACGACGAGGATGCAGGATCCGATATGCACCTGCACGAGGGCAAGAAGATCCGCGAGAAAGTCGGTTTTCGCGAGAGGAAG ATAATTGAGTATGAGAACCGCATCCGGCAGTTCTCCACGCCGGACAAAGTGTTTCGCTACTTTGCCACCATACAGGTGCCCGTGGCGGATGATCGTCATGAGGTCTACATGACTCCGACCGACTTTCTAACAAGCATGACGCCCGGCATGAAGCAGCCAGATG GATTGGGCCTGGACCAATATCGTCGCTATGATCCCAAG TCAGTTGGCGAGCAGCTCAATTTGCATCTGGAGAAGAACAGTATTTTTTACAAACTAGGCTCTTACGGACTGATCACATTCTCAGACTACATCTTCCTGCTCACAGTTCTCTCAA TTTCCCGACGCCACTTTGAGATTGCCTTCCGCATGTTTGACTTGAACGGGGATGGTGACGTGGACTGCGAGGAATTCGAGATGGTGGCCACCTTGGTGAGACAGCAAACCAGCATGGGAACCCGACACCGCGATCACGCCAATACAGGGAACACTTTTAAG GGTGTGAACTCGGCTTTGATCACATATTTCTTTGGACCCAATATGGATGAAAAGCTAACGATTGAAAAGTTCCTGGATTTCCAGGAGCAACTGCAGAAGGAGATCTTGTCACTCGAATTCGAAAGAAAAGAACCCAATGATGAGGGGAATATAACAGAAGCGGATTTTGCAGAACTCCTACTGGCCTACGCTGGATATCctttaaaaaagaaacaaaagaaattgaaaaggGTTAAGAGGAGGTTTAGGGACCATGGCAAAGGCATTTCCAAACAGGACTATCTGGATTTCTTCCATTTTCTGAACAACATCAATGACGTGGATACTGCCCTGACTTTCTACCACATTGCCGGTGCCTCGATTgatcaacaaacattgcagcATGTGGCCAAAACGGTGGCCATGGTCAATCTTTCGGATCATGTGGTGGATGTGGTCTTTACCATCTTTGATGAGAATA ATGACAACCAACTCAGCAACAAGGAGTTTATTTCGGTTATGAAGAATCGCGTGCAGCGCGGATTGGAGAAACCCAAAGACACAGGATTCCTGAAGATGATGCGATCGGTGTTTAAGTGCGCCAAGGAAACCAAGCCTGTGCTGCTGGACATCTAG
- the LOC6611502 gene encoding calcium uptake protein 1 homolog, mitochondrial isoform X1 — MSVVRFLVTRQALAALTRPRTFNIIQNPAQIAFASTLCNQNSNHNAQDLTNSSANLSLMQTRGHKRFGHQEEKTPNVTKYFHLFILSLFFISVLDWGKVKRLLLPKVDADAGQRPSSAAGVNGEDKSSESESEDSDDEDAGSDMHLHEGKKIREKVGFRERKIIEYENRIRQFSTPDKVFRYFATIQVPVADDRHEVYMTPTDFLTSMTPGMKQPDGLGLDQYRRYDPKSVGEQLNLHLEKNSIFYKLGSYGLITFSDYIFLLTVLSISRRHFEIAFRMFDLNGDGDVDCEEFEMVATLVRQQTSMGTRHRDHANTGNTFKSLKGVNSALITYFFGPNMDEKLTIEKFLDFQEQLQKEILSLEFERKEPNDEGNITEADFAELLLAYAGYPLKKKQKKLKRVKRRFRDHGKGISKQDYLDFFHFLNNINDVDTALTFYHIAGASIDQQTLQHVAKTVAMVNLSDHVVDVVFTIFDENNDNQLSNKEFISVMKNRVQRGLEKPKDTGFLKMMRSVFKCAKETKPVLLDI; from the exons ATGTCTGTGGTGCGATTCCTGGTGACGCGCCAGGCCTTGGCTGCCTTAACCAGACCAAGAACCTTCAATATTATCCAAAATCCAGCGCAAATCGCCTTCGCCTCCACTTTGTGCAACCAAAATAGCAATCATAATGCCCAAGATCTGACCAATTCGAGTGCCAATTTAAGTCTGATGCAAACTAGGGGCCATAAACGCTTTGGTCATCAGGAGGAGAAGACGCCCAATGTGACAAAGTACTTCCACTTGTTCATCCTCAGTTTATTCTTCATTTCGGTACTGGACTGGGGCAA AGTGAAGCGCCTGTTGCTGCCAAAGGTGGACGCAGATGCTGGACAACGTCCGTCATCGGCGGCCGGCGTCAATGGCGAGGATAAGtcatccgaatccgaatcggagGATAGCGACGACGAGGATGCAGGATCCGATATGCACCTGCACGAGGGCAAGAAGATCCGCGAGAAAGTCGGTTTTCGCGAGAGGAAG ATAATTGAGTATGAGAACCGCATCCGGCAGTTCTCCACGCCGGACAAAGTGTTTCGCTACTTTGCCACCATACAGGTGCCCGTGGCGGATGATCGTCATGAGGTCTACATGACTCCGACCGACTTTCTAACAAGCATGACGCCCGGCATGAAGCAGCCAGATG GATTGGGCCTGGACCAATATCGTCGCTATGATCCCAAG TCAGTTGGCGAGCAGCTCAATTTGCATCTGGAGAAGAACAGTATTTTTTACAAACTAGGCTCTTACGGACTGATCACATTCTCAGACTACATCTTCCTGCTCACAGTTCTCTCAA TTTCCCGACGCCACTTTGAGATTGCCTTCCGCATGTTTGACTTGAACGGGGATGGTGACGTGGACTGCGAGGAATTCGAGATGGTGGCCACCTTGGTGAGACAGCAAACCAGCATGGGAACCCGACACCGCGATCACGCCAATACAGGGAACACTTTTAAG TCCTTGAAG GGTGTGAACTCGGCTTTGATCACATATTTCTTTGGACCCAATATGGATGAAAAGCTAACGATTGAAAAGTTCCTGGATTTCCAGGAGCAACTGCAGAAGGAGATCTTGTCACTCGAATTCGAAAGAAAAGAACCCAATGATGAGGGGAATATAACAGAAGCGGATTTTGCAGAACTCCTACTGGCCTACGCTGGATATCctttaaaaaagaaacaaaagaaattgaaaaggGTTAAGAGGAGGTTTAGGGACCATGGCAAAGGCATTTCCAAACAGGACTATCTGGATTTCTTCCATTTTCTGAACAACATCAATGACGTGGATACTGCCCTGACTTTCTACCACATTGCCGGTGCCTCGATTgatcaacaaacattgcagcATGTGGCCAAAACGGTGGCCATGGTCAATCTTTCGGATCATGTGGTGGATGTGGTCTTTACCATCTTTGATGAGAATA ATGACAACCAACTCAGCAACAAGGAGTTTATTTCGGTTATGAAGAATCGCGTGCAGCGCGGATTGGAGAAACCCAAAGACACAGGATTCCTGAAGATGATGCGATCGGTGTTTAAGTGCGCCAAGGAAACCAAGCCTGTGCTGCTGGACATCTAG